One Mycolicibacterium goodii genomic region harbors:
- a CDS encoding alpha/beta fold hydrolase: MSLTESRSGRVWAFDDFTLDSEGYELRHGEQAIRVEPQVFDVLVKLVENHHRCVTKEELFDSVWGGRFVGEAALSSRIMAARKALGDDGETQRYIRTVRGRGYQFVGTLSDTARLDEEMSSPLEIDAPPLRQHIRFCYAADGVRLAYAATGDGPPLVRAANWMTHLGYDIESPVWQHWVRDLSARHRLIRYDERGCGLSDWSARDFTFDDWVDDLASVVDALELERFPLLGVSQGGAVAVAYAARHPERVSKLVLCGAYARGRAVRAVGEEELRVADLDRELARVGWGRDDPAFRQVFAAQFLPEGTRADWAAFDQLQRRTTDAQNAVRFLDQFAQIDVRDIAGQVRCPTLVMHAENDLRVPIRFGEELAMLIPQSSFVPLRSNNHLLTGSEPAWAIFCDELEAFLADS, from the coding sequence ATGTCTCTCACGGAATCACGGTCGGGCCGGGTTTGGGCATTCGACGACTTCACCCTGGACAGCGAGGGCTACGAGTTACGTCATGGCGAACAAGCCATACGCGTCGAGCCTCAGGTGTTCGACGTGCTCGTCAAGCTCGTCGAGAATCATCACCGGTGCGTCACGAAGGAGGAACTGTTCGACTCCGTGTGGGGTGGGCGCTTCGTCGGTGAAGCTGCGCTGTCCAGTCGCATCATGGCCGCACGCAAGGCGCTCGGCGACGACGGAGAGACGCAGCGCTACATCCGCACCGTGCGGGGACGCGGCTATCAGTTCGTCGGTACGTTGTCGGACACCGCTCGCCTGGACGAGGAGATGTCGTCGCCACTCGAGATCGATGCGCCGCCACTGCGCCAACACATCCGTTTCTGTTATGCAGCAGACGGTGTCCGTCTCGCATACGCCGCCACCGGCGACGGCCCGCCGCTCGTGCGCGCGGCGAACTGGATGACACATCTCGGATACGACATCGAGAGTCCTGTGTGGCAGCACTGGGTCAGGGACCTTTCCGCACGTCATCGCCTCATCCGATATGACGAGCGAGGGTGCGGACTCTCCGACTGGTCGGCACGGGATTTCACCTTCGACGATTGGGTCGACGACCTGGCCTCGGTGGTCGACGCACTCGAACTCGAGCGCTTTCCGCTGCTGGGGGTGTCACAGGGCGGTGCCGTGGCGGTCGCGTACGCGGCCCGTCATCCCGAACGGGTGTCCAAGTTGGTGCTGTGCGGCGCGTACGCGCGAGGTCGTGCCGTTCGCGCGGTCGGTGAAGAGGAGCTGCGTGTAGCAGATCTCGATCGTGAACTAGCCCGCGTCGGATGGGGCCGCGACGATCCGGCGTTCCGCCAGGTCTTCGCCGCACAGTTCCTGCCGGAGGGCACCCGGGCCGACTGGGCCGCATTCGACCAGTTGCAACGTCGGACGACCGACGCGCAGAACGCGGTCCGATTCCTGGATCAGTTCGCGCAGATCGATGTTCGCGACATCGCCGGCCAGGTGAGGTGCCCCACGCTCGTCATGCATGCCGAGAATGATCTGCGGGTGCCGATCCGGTTCGGCGAGGAATTGGCCATGTTGATCCCGCAGTCGAGCTTCGTCCCGCTTCGGAGCAACAACCATCTGCTGACCGGAAGCGAGCCGGCCTGGGCGATCTTCTGCGACGAACTCGAGGCATTCCTCGCCGATTCGTGA
- a CDS encoding sigma-70 family RNA polymerase sigma factor — MTATMIHDELRGEHRPDFQNEVKPLLGDLHRRAYAYVRDTSDAEDLVQETLLRAYRAFDRLGENYQLMPWLLAIMRNTWISRYRAAKRRPAESLVGEFLETYVDVSSRGTSGETRSAEDAALRNMSDPAVVAALSDLPESLRLTMYYTAIVGMSCREVSTLMDIPKGTVMSRLHRGRHQMRRALARDLS, encoded by the coding sequence ATGACCGCAACAATGATCCACGACGAGCTCCGCGGCGAGCACCGGCCGGACTTCCAGAATGAGGTGAAACCCCTTCTGGGGGACCTTCATCGACGCGCCTATGCCTACGTGCGGGACACATCCGACGCGGAGGATCTGGTTCAGGAGACGCTGCTGCGCGCATACCGCGCGTTCGATCGGTTGGGCGAGAACTATCAACTCATGCCGTGGCTGTTGGCCATCATGCGCAACACCTGGATCAGCCGGTACCGCGCCGCCAAGCGCAGGCCGGCGGAGTCTCTCGTCGGTGAGTTCCTCGAGACCTACGTCGACGTCTCGTCGCGGGGAACGTCCGGTGAGACAAGGTCGGCCGAAGATGCGGCACTGCGCAACATGTCGGACCCCGCGGTGGTTGCTGCGCTGTCGGATCTACCTGAATCACTGCGCTTGACGATGTATTACACCGCGATTGTCGGCATGTCGTGCCGGGAGGTCTCCACGCTGATGGACATCCCGAAGGGGACCGTGATGTCTCGGCTGCACCGCGGCAGGCACCAGATGCGCCGAGCACTCGCCCGTGACCTCTCGTGA
- a CDS encoding helix-turn-helix domain-containing protein: protein MSLVSDVGALAEFLRRHRERLTPEKVGIQSRGARRVPGLRREEVAMRAGISVEYYIRLEQGRERSPSLAVCEALAGALSLGRYETRHLYELAEPRKSCRDEHLSRPRVPEASRVLLDTLEMPAFIQNRYADVIATNPAGEALSPSIRVGVNRIRALFTDPAVRALHLEWDSVTENAVAQLRLAVGGGMARSPARELITELLRSSPRFRCLWSDHQVAHAPVSPVRLKHPAVGLLVLFRQQFLIAGTDDLSMVVYHAHPASSSWSALQRLVGQSAESKPNASH from the coding sequence ATGTCCCTGGTATCCGACGTCGGTGCACTCGCGGAGTTTCTGCGCCGCCATCGCGAACGGCTGACCCCGGAGAAGGTCGGCATACAGAGCAGGGGGGCGCGCCGAGTCCCCGGGCTACGTCGCGAAGAGGTTGCCATGCGCGCCGGAATCAGCGTCGAGTACTACATCCGTCTGGAGCAGGGGCGGGAACGCAGTCCCTCCCTTGCGGTGTGCGAGGCCCTTGCCGGTGCGCTCTCGCTGGGCCGATATGAGACCAGGCACTTGTACGAGCTTGCTGAACCGAGGAAATCCTGTCGAGACGAGCACCTTTCGCGTCCACGCGTCCCCGAGGCAAGCCGGGTGCTCCTCGACACGCTGGAGATGCCCGCGTTCATCCAGAACAGGTACGCCGATGTGATCGCGACAAACCCTGCAGGAGAGGCGCTTTCGCCGAGTATCCGTGTCGGGGTCAATCGCATCAGGGCATTGTTCACAGACCCGGCAGTGAGAGCGCTACACCTCGAATGGGATTCGGTGACCGAGAACGCGGTTGCCCAGTTGCGCCTTGCCGTCGGCGGCGGCATGGCGAGATCCCCAGCCAGAGAACTCATCACGGAATTGCTGCGAAGCAGCCCGCGCTTCCGGTGCCTGTGGTCGGACCACCAGGTCGCGCACGCACCCGTGAGTCCCGTACGGCTCAAGCATCCCGCTGTGGGACTGCTCGTGCTGTTCAGACAGCAATTTCTCATCGCCGGCACCGACGATCTGTCGATGGTGGTGTACCACGCGCATCCGGCCTCATCGTCGTGGTCGGCCCTTCAACGTTTGGTCGGTCAATCCGCAGAGAGCAAGCCGAACGCCTCACACTGA
- a CDS encoding SLC13 family permease, producing MTTHDPVNKTDVDKALLGSATYRSLGEQRLTPAEERFEKGRRTVGLFLAPAITIVFLLLPLDIPPQQQTLAGVLLGVIVLWVTEAVPIPIGGLLGVAVVVFLGVAPVDDVLGPFGSSTVFTFIGAFILAQAMLKHGVARRFAFRILALPRAGSSTTGVLLAFGAITCLLSAFVSNTATVAMLLPTALGILGVIAKLLQKQGKVEPDFDPLRLKVGAAIMLMLAYAASVGGLLTPVGSPPNLIGRGLIEEATGERISFGQWMVMAAPICLLMFGVLAAVLIKLNKPEIKRIEGVGDYVARERAEMGKLSRAEKNTLVAFGVTVFLWILPGIAALVFGNDSDIYGTISDRLDEGTVAVFGAALLFLLPTDWENREFTLRWKDAAAIDWGTIVLFGTGIIFGSLLADTGLAETIGTSVADALGLSSVVAITIFAVLLAVVVSETTSNTASAAVVVPIVIPVAVAAGVNPFAPALAATFAASFGFMLPVSTPQNAIVYGSGAVPITTMIRSGITFDIAGAILIIVFLPLMIALVGLGA from the coding sequence ATGACGACGCATGATCCGGTCAACAAGACCGACGTCGACAAAGCACTTCTCGGAAGTGCCACCTATCGCAGCCTGGGTGAACAACGCCTGACACCCGCGGAAGAACGATTCGAGAAGGGGCGCCGCACGGTCGGATTGTTCCTCGCCCCGGCCATCACGATCGTCTTCCTACTCCTCCCCCTGGACATACCGCCCCAGCAGCAGACGCTGGCCGGGGTCCTGCTCGGGGTGATCGTGCTATGGGTGACCGAGGCGGTCCCGATCCCGATCGGCGGCCTGCTCGGCGTGGCCGTGGTCGTCTTCCTCGGCGTGGCACCGGTCGACGATGTGCTCGGGCCGTTCGGATCATCGACGGTGTTCACCTTCATCGGCGCCTTCATCCTGGCGCAGGCGATGCTCAAGCATGGTGTGGCGCGACGTTTCGCGTTCCGAATCCTCGCATTGCCCCGGGCGGGCTCCTCCACGACCGGAGTGCTCCTCGCGTTCGGTGCCATCACATGTCTGCTGTCGGCCTTCGTGTCGAACACCGCCACCGTCGCAATGCTGCTGCCAACAGCTTTGGGCATCCTCGGCGTGATCGCGAAACTCCTTCAGAAACAAGGCAAAGTCGAGCCGGACTTCGACCCCTTACGGTTGAAGGTCGGTGCTGCGATCATGCTGATGCTGGCCTACGCGGCCAGTGTGGGCGGCCTGCTCACACCAGTGGGCAGTCCACCCAACCTCATCGGACGCGGCCTCATCGAGGAGGCCACCGGTGAGCGCATCAGCTTCGGGCAGTGGATGGTGATGGCGGCCCCCATCTGTCTGTTGATGTTCGGAGTGCTCGCCGCGGTCCTGATCAAACTGAACAAACCTGAGATCAAACGGATCGAAGGCGTCGGTGATTACGTCGCGCGCGAGCGCGCCGAGATGGGAAAGCTCTCCCGCGCCGAAAAGAACACGCTCGTCGCATTCGGAGTCACGGTCTTTCTGTGGATCCTTCCCGGTATCGCCGCACTGGTCTTCGGTAACGACTCCGACATCTACGGCACGATCAGTGACCGTCTCGACGAAGGGACCGTCGCCGTCTTCGGCGCGGCGTTGCTCTTCCTGCTGCCGACCGACTGGGAGAACCGCGAATTCACGTTGCGGTGGAAGGATGCCGCCGCCATCGACTGGGGCACCATCGTCCTGTTCGGCACCGGCATAATCTTCGGCTCCCTGCTCGCCGACACCGGGCTCGCCGAGACCATCGGCACCTCGGTGGCCGATGCACTCGGTCTCTCCAGTGTCGTTGCCATCACGATCTTCGCGGTGCTGTTGGCCGTCGTGGTATCGGAGACCACCAGCAACACGGCCTCCGCTGCGGTGGTGGTACCGATCGTGATCCCCGTTGCGGTCGCGGCCGGTGTCAACCCGTTCGCACCGGCCCTGGCCGCGACATTCGCGGCATCCTTCGGATTCATGCTCCCGGTGTCGACGCCACAGAACGCCATCGTCTACGGCTCCGGCGCGGTGCCGATCACCACCATGATCCGTTCCGGCATCACCTTCGACATCGCAGGCGCCATCCTGATCATCGTCTTCCTGCCCCTGATGATTGCCCTTGTCGGTTTGGGAGCCTGA
- a CDS encoding tartrate dehydrogenase, translated as MSEQRIAVIPGDGIGAEVIDSARAVLDAVNKRHRIEFSYTEFDWSCERYTRTGAMMPDDGIDTLREFDAILLGAVGWPGVADHVSLWGLLIPIRRAFRQYVNLRPIRTFDGVASPLRSAENVDFVVVRENVEGEYSEIGGRLNRGFPDEMAVQESVFTRVGVSRIADFAFELAKTRRGYVTSATKSNGIVHTLPFWDEVVAERAALHPDVRVDSEHIDALAAKFVLQPERFDVVVGSNLFGDILSDLAAAVAGSIGIAPSANLDPTRRYPSMFEPVHGSAPDIAGRNIANPIGAVWSAAMMLDHLGHATAAADIVDAMTATLADPNTRTADLGGRADTAAVTSALVQRLR; from the coding sequence ATGTCGGAGCAGCGAATCGCAGTGATCCCGGGCGACGGTATCGGCGCTGAAGTGATCGACTCGGCGCGGGCCGTGCTCGACGCGGTGAACAAACGGCACCGAATCGAGTTCAGCTACACCGAGTTCGACTGGTCGTGTGAAAGGTACACGCGTACCGGCGCGATGATGCCCGACGACGGTATCGATACGTTGCGTGAATTCGACGCCATCCTTCTCGGCGCCGTCGGCTGGCCCGGGGTGGCCGACCATGTGTCGCTGTGGGGACTGCTGATCCCGATCCGTCGGGCATTTCGCCAATACGTGAACCTCCGCCCCATACGGACATTCGATGGTGTCGCCAGCCCGCTTCGCAGTGCCGAGAACGTCGACTTCGTCGTGGTACGCGAGAACGTCGAGGGTGAGTACAGCGAGATCGGAGGCCGGCTCAATCGCGGATTCCCTGACGAGATGGCCGTGCAGGAGTCGGTGTTCACGCGCGTCGGGGTCAGCCGGATCGCCGATTTCGCGTTCGAGTTGGCAAAGACGCGCCGTGGATACGTCACGTCGGCGACCAAGTCGAACGGAATAGTGCACACGCTGCCGTTCTGGGACGAGGTCGTCGCCGAGCGTGCTGCACTGCACCCTGACGTACGAGTGGACAGCGAACACATCGACGCGCTTGCGGCCAAATTCGTCCTGCAGCCCGAGCGGTTCGACGTGGTGGTCGGCTCGAACCTCTTCGGCGACATACTTTCTGACCTGGCCGCCGCGGTGGCCGGCTCGATCGGTATCGCGCCGTCGGCGAACCTCGATCCGACGAGGCGATATCCCTCGATGTTCGAACCGGTGCACGGATCAGCGCCGGACATCGCCGGCAGGAACATCGCCAATCCGATCGGCGCCGTGTGGTCGGCCGCCATGATGCTCGACCACCTCGGCCATGCCACCGCGGCCGCCGACATCGTCGACGCGATGACGGCCACCCTGGCCGATCCGAACACGCGCACGGCCGACCTCGGCGGTCGCGCGGATACAGCCGCCGTCACCAGTGCCCTGGTTCAGCGGTTGAGGTGA
- a CDS encoding alpha/beta fold hydrolase, giving the protein MDVVNTGRPGRRVRLTHHVLTLDDGHEVGVSVGGIGVPMVFLHGLGLNRRAYIRLLSRVAGLGFRVVAIDAPGHGDTRDLPAEADGFTERTALVMRTMDALGIEKAVLAGHSMGGRMAIHLAAVAPDRVLAAILVDAAAGSSFDATISTVTRSPKQMLLSVLGAIYDLHKDPFHMQIGALNRYLRMVAAVAMGKSLASNGFTGAARAIMQSGASAALLTTMRENRVPTIVLHGECDAIVPFDNACDVADVADATLYRIRGACHSWLIGNPRYGADSIRQLLHGELGDVLRDAAADLDIDDWRDAEAWDRALVSTDAHVRELAGTGVVIGSDSRERVDMDLVRRPIESPAAESSSMLARASRVLSTPVGPKARTA; this is encoded by the coding sequence ATGGATGTGGTGAATACGGGACGACCAGGTCGGCGCGTTCGGCTCACTCACCACGTTCTGACGCTGGATGACGGGCACGAGGTCGGGGTCTCGGTCGGTGGGATCGGCGTGCCGATGGTGTTCCTCCACGGTCTCGGCCTGAACCGGCGCGCCTACATTCGGCTTCTGAGCAGAGTTGCGGGCCTGGGCTTCCGAGTTGTGGCGATCGACGCACCCGGTCACGGGGACACCCGGGATCTACCGGCAGAGGCGGACGGATTCACCGAACGAACTGCGTTGGTGATGCGGACCATGGATGCCCTGGGAATCGAGAAAGCGGTGTTGGCAGGTCATTCTATGGGCGGCCGGATGGCGATTCACCTCGCCGCGGTCGCACCGGATCGTGTGCTGGCGGCCATCCTGGTGGATGCTGCGGCGGGTTCGTCTTTCGATGCGACGATCAGCACCGTGACGCGATCGCCGAAGCAGATGCTGCTCAGTGTTCTCGGCGCAATCTATGACCTGCACAAGGACCCCTTCCACATGCAGATCGGCGCCTTGAACCGGTATCTGAGGATGGTGGCCGCCGTCGCGATGGGAAAGTCGTTGGCGTCGAATGGATTCACCGGGGCCGCGCGCGCCATCATGCAGTCGGGCGCATCTGCCGCACTCTTGACGACCATGCGGGAGAACCGGGTTCCCACGATCGTGCTGCACGGCGAATGCGACGCGATTGTCCCGTTCGACAACGCCTGTGACGTCGCCGATGTCGCCGACGCAACGCTCTACCGCATTCGAGGTGCTTGCCACTCCTGGTTGATCGGCAACCCGCGCTACGGTGCGGATTCGATACGCCAACTCCTCCACGGCGAACTCGGCGACGTACTCCGCGACGCCGCCGCCGATTTGGACATCGACGATTGGCGAGATGCCGAGGCGTGGGACCGGGCACTCGTCAGCACCGACGCACATGTGCGTGAACTTGCCGGGACCGGGGTAGTGATCGGCTCCGACAGCCGCGAACGCGTCGACATGGATTTGGTCCGGCGGCCGATCGAATCGCCCGCGGCGGAGTCGTCGTCGATGCTCGCACGTGCCTCGCGGGTCCTGTCTACGCCCGTGGGGCCCAAGGCGCGTACCGCCTGA
- a CDS encoding LysM peptidoglycan-binding domain-containing protein: protein MKSYTVAHADTLFGIAQREYGDGGLFPVIARQNHVTNPDLITVGQQILVPYVTYRHLLTTDDSTTTRTQITQRYYGTEDPATQLIWEVANGVAQRRIQRGCWLLIPDLADVGHHTVVDRENFLSLARRWYGDGALAVVIAHANHVDLFTDPPPGSVLVVPRLNRRRCVAGDTLESLVREEYGADDVATKVAVVAAANYISRPHALFSNQVIYFPS from the coding sequence ATGAAGAGCTATACGGTCGCGCACGCGGATACGTTGTTCGGCATCGCGCAGCGCGAGTACGGCGACGGTGGCCTGTTTCCGGTCATTGCACGGCAGAACCACGTCACGAACCCCGATCTCATCACGGTCGGGCAACAGATCCTCGTTCCCTATGTGACGTACCGGCATCTGCTCACCACCGATGACTCGACGACCACCCGCACACAGATCACGCAGCGCTACTACGGCACCGAAGACCCGGCCACCCAGCTCATCTGGGAAGTGGCCAACGGCGTCGCTCAACGGCGGATTCAGCGCGGTTGCTGGTTGTTGATCCCGGACCTGGCCGACGTAGGTCATCACACCGTCGTCGACCGGGAGAACTTTCTGTCGCTGGCGCGCCGGTGGTACGGCGACGGCGCGCTCGCCGTCGTGATCGCCCACGCCAACCACGTCGACCTGTTCACCGATCCACCGCCCGGCTCGGTGCTCGTCGTGCCGCGACTCAACCGTCGTCGCTGCGTCGCGGGCGACACGCTCGAATCTCTGGTGCGCGAGGAGTACGGAGCCGACGATGTCGCGACCAAGGTCGCGGTTGTCGCCGCCGCGAACTACATCAGCAGGCCGCACGCCCTGTTCTCCAATCAGGTGATCTACTTCCCGAGCTGA
- a CDS encoding alpha/beta fold hydrolase, with protein sequence MDSYRRGNLEFEVAESGPSDGATVILLHGFPQRNSSWEPIVDRLTAQGYRCLAPNQRGYCRGARPTRRRDYRMGELVEDVVALIDASGADRVHLVGHDWGAAVAWGVATYVPARLATLSALSVPHPQAFLRSMTTSRQGLASWYMYLYQLPRLPERLMLGRNGSGTPMARTLQRSGQTPAIAERDARAMTEPGALTAALNWYRAMFLSTSDPRAKHTIAVPTLYVWSDRDIAITEKPARETAKYVSGPYRFEILHGASHWLPEEKADTISDLLLEWFSTHPA encoded by the coding sequence ATGGATTCCTACCGTCGCGGCAACCTCGAATTCGAGGTCGCCGAATCCGGCCCCTCCGATGGCGCGACAGTCATACTGCTGCACGGCTTTCCGCAGCGGAACTCGAGTTGGGAGCCGATCGTCGACCGGCTCACCGCGCAGGGCTACCGGTGTCTCGCGCCGAACCAACGCGGCTACTGCCGGGGTGCGCGCCCGACGCGGCGGCGCGACTACCGGATGGGAGAACTCGTCGAGGACGTGGTCGCACTCATCGACGCCAGCGGAGCGGACCGGGTCCATCTCGTGGGACACGATTGGGGTGCGGCCGTCGCCTGGGGCGTCGCCACGTATGTGCCGGCACGGTTGGCGACCCTGTCCGCGCTGTCGGTGCCCCATCCCCAGGCTTTCCTGCGGTCGATGACGACAAGTCGACAGGGCTTGGCATCCTGGTACATGTACCTCTACCAGCTTCCTCGGCTCCCTGAACGACTCATGCTCGGCCGAAACGGGAGCGGCACCCCGATGGCCAGAACCCTGCAGCGCAGCGGACAGACCCCTGCCATCGCCGAACGAGATGCCCGCGCCATGACAGAACCGGGCGCGCTGACCGCGGCGCTCAACTGGTACCGGGCGATGTTCCTGTCGACCTCGGACCCCCGCGCCAAGCACACGATCGCGGTGCCGACTCTGTACGTATGGAGTGACCGCGACATTGCCATCACCGAGAAGCCCGCGCGGGAGACCGCGAAGTACGTCTCGGGACCGTACCGCTTCGAGATACTCCACGGTGCGTCGCACTGGCTGCCCGAAGAGAAGGCCGACACGATCTCGGACCTGCTGCTGGAATGGTTCTCGACCCATCCGGCGTGA
- a CDS encoding UbiD family decarboxylase, producing MTVPVDWDEEIGAIARANLALGGPALLFENIVGHEKTRCTKLLTSALGSRRQVQLMLGLPEGTRDSDIVRHLREAFKNPIPPRVVDTGPVKENIVAGDDINLFELPVPKWHAEDGGRYIDTFCGVVTEDKVTGRDNIGCYRGQIVDRDKIAKLLVPSQGWGVHMEEYKPQPMPVAVVYGWHDVLGFCAGSPFPKNVCEWDMMGALLGRPVDLVACETVPLHVPASAEIVIEGYIDPDPETFVMEGPFGEYPGFIGGAAPAPVLRVTRITHRDDPVLRGTLEGIRPGCFNEDSIVNFARSAITWNVLEDLGIGGITDLWMTEVTNGQNTLVQIQKRYRGHAQQIASALWGTGGSVWFHKNVLVVEEDVDIHDPVALDWAMSYRVNAGLGDIAFFGPGMGSSLDPSTPPELNDTNKYGAGQWTRVLIDATRSWETDPRPEWGGRRFPPTDRLSPEIESKVARRWDEYGIGIPYLDADGREMLTLQELSRRFPEA from the coding sequence GTGACCGTTCCCGTCGACTGGGACGAAGAGATCGGCGCCATCGCCCGCGCCAACCTTGCGCTGGGCGGCCCCGCGCTGCTGTTCGAGAACATCGTCGGCCATGAAAAAACCAGGTGCACAAAGCTTTTGACGTCAGCACTCGGCAGCCGCCGACAGGTTCAGCTCATGTTGGGCCTGCCCGAAGGCACCCGGGATTCGGACATCGTGCGTCACCTCCGGGAGGCCTTCAAGAACCCCATACCGCCACGCGTGGTCGACACCGGTCCCGTCAAGGAGAACATCGTCGCGGGCGACGACATCAACCTGTTCGAGCTTCCGGTCCCGAAGTGGCACGCCGAGGACGGTGGCCGCTACATCGACACCTTCTGCGGCGTGGTCACCGAGGACAAGGTGACGGGACGCGACAACATAGGTTGCTACCGCGGCCAGATCGTCGACCGCGACAAGATCGCCAAGCTGTTGGTGCCCAGTCAGGGGTGGGGCGTCCACATGGAGGAATACAAGCCGCAGCCGATGCCGGTCGCCGTCGTGTACGGATGGCACGACGTGCTGGGGTTCTGCGCCGGCAGCCCCTTCCCGAAAAACGTGTGTGAGTGGGACATGATGGGCGCCCTCCTCGGCCGCCCGGTCGACCTGGTGGCGTGCGAAACGGTACCGCTGCACGTGCCCGCAAGCGCGGAGATCGTGATCGAGGGCTACATCGACCCCGATCCAGAGACCTTTGTCATGGAGGGCCCGTTCGGCGAATACCCGGGATTCATCGGCGGCGCCGCACCAGCGCCGGTCCTGCGGGTCACCCGGATCACCCACCGCGACGACCCCGTGCTGCGAGGGACCCTGGAGGGGATCCGGCCGGGGTGCTTCAACGAAGACAGCATCGTCAACTTTGCACGGTCGGCGATCACCTGGAATGTGCTGGAAGATCTCGGGATCGGCGGCATCACCGATCTGTGGATGACGGAGGTGACCAACGGCCAGAACACTCTGGTGCAGATCCAGAAGAGATACCGTGGCCACGCCCAACAGATTGCTTCGGCCTTGTGGGGAACCGGCGGCTCGGTGTGGTTTCACAAGAATGTCCTGGTTGTCGAGGAGGACGTCGACATCCACGACCCGGTCGCGCTGGACTGGGCGATGTCGTACCGCGTCAACGCCGGCCTCGGCGACATCGCGTTCTTCGGCCCCGGTATGGGCTCCTCACTCGATCCGTCGACACCGCCGGAGCTGAACGACACCAACAAATATGGCGCGGGTCAATGGACGCGGGTGTTGATCGACGCCACCCGGAGCTGGGAGACAGACCCGCGTCCCGAATGGGGTGGGCGCCGCTTTCCGCCTACCGACCGACTTTCGCCCGAAATCGAGTCGAAGGTTGCACGCCGCTGGGACGAATACGGGATCGGTATCCCCTACCTCGATGCCGATGGACGCGAAATGCTGACGCTCCAGGAGCTGAGCAGACGGTTCCCGGAAGCCTAG
- a CDS encoding MarR family winged helix-turn-helix transcriptional regulator, with the protein MPPPGRASESHVIAESLRVVVWALRRYGERQSGLTPLPQSELEVLRTIGDNAGCTVSEVARLLSLQPSNVSTTVRHLIARDLVVRVVNPDDRRSAQLHLSETAKRHKQMITDAWVTALERQLETMTDHEVDVLVEAAPLLRRLTEIADMR; encoded by the coding sequence ATGCCGCCGCCCGGACGTGCCAGCGAGTCCCACGTGATCGCTGAGAGCCTGCGAGTCGTGGTCTGGGCGCTGCGGCGATACGGCGAGCGGCAGTCGGGACTGACGCCACTCCCCCAGTCCGAACTCGAGGTGCTCCGCACGATCGGTGACAATGCGGGCTGCACGGTGTCGGAGGTGGCTCGCCTGCTGTCACTGCAACCGAGTAATGTCAGTACCACCGTGCGCCATCTGATCGCCCGCGACCTGGTGGTCCGTGTGGTGAACCCGGATGACCGCCGGTCGGCGCAACTGCATCTGAGTGAGACCGCGAAGCGGCACAAGCAGATGATCACCGACGCCTGGGTCACCGCGCTGGAGCGGCAACTCGAGACGATGACCGACCACGAGGTCGACGTGCTCGTCGAAGCCGCGCCCCTGTTGCGGCGGCTCACCGAGATCGCTGATATGCGATAG